The Streptomyces sp. NBC_00224 genome contains the following window.
CTGCTGGCCGCCGCCCTCGCTGCGGGCGCCCCAGCCGGCGATGGTGAAGGTGCCGTTGTTGAACGCGGTGGTGGTGGCGAGCTTGAGGGTGGGCTGGTCGACCGGCTTGGCGAGCTTGATCAGCGCCCAGTCCTTGCCCTGGCCGTTGTAGCCGGGCGCCTGGAGCACCTTGGTCGACTTCACCTTGATGGCGCTGCTGCTTTGGAGGTCGACGACGCCCGCGGTCGCGGTGATGGAGGTGTTGTTGCCGGAGCCGCTCACGCAGTGGGCGGCGGTGAGAACGATCTGCTGGGTGTAGAAGGCGCCGCCGCAGCCCATGGAGAGGCGGACCATGAACGGGAACTCGCCCTGGGCGGCCCGGGTTCCGCCGACCACGGGCGCCTGGGACGCGGAGGCTCCCGTGACGGGCTGGAGGGTGAACGCGGCGAGGGTGACCGCCGCGACGGCTATGCATCTCTTGAGCGCACGCACGAGGGTGTTCTTCAAGGGACTGCCTTTCGTGGGGGGGTTGAACGTGGGGGGGGTTGAGCGTGGGGATTGTCGGACGTTGGGGATTGTCGGACGTGGGGATTGGACGTCTCCGCGCTCCGGCGCGCCGCTGGGATGACATGGGCGCGTCAATGCGCGTGTTGTGGATTATCGGAGCTCCCCGGGCGCCCAACAAGGGCGACTTTCCGGCCATGTGTACGAAGGCGGGGTGCCGCGGGTCCCTCGTACAGTGGAGGCTGGTTCACCGTCGTACGGGGGTGACAGCGTGGCCCATACGAACGCGGCCGGGTCCGGGGCGAGTCACGGCTCCAGTCCTGTCGTCCACGGGTATCCGCACATCGAGACCGTGCGGGCGGCGATCACCGCGCTGTACCGGCGGCTGTCGTCCGACGGGATCCAGGGGTACGCCACGAGCATCCTCCCCGCCGACGTGGCCTTCGCCGACCACGACGACCTCCATCTGGGGGCCCAGCGGGTGGCCCGGGCGCTGGTCCAGCACCTGCATCTGCCGGACGCCCGGATGATCGTCGGATTCCGCGAGATGCAGCACGCGGCGTCGGTCGAACTGGCCGCGGGGCCCGAGTACTTCATCGAACTCAACGACCGCTTCCGGCGCCACCGGCGGGACATCGGGGCGGCCCTCGCGCACGAGATCACGCATGTGCTGCTGCACCGGCTCGGGCTGGAGTTCCCGGGGACGCGGGACAACGAGATCCTCACGGACACGGCGACCACGTACCTGGGGGCGGGGTGGCTGCTGCTCGACGCGTTCCGGGAGGACGGGGTGTCCAGCCAGAAGCTGGGGTACCTGACGCCGGAGGAGTTCGGTTACGTACTGGCGAAGCGGGCGGCCGTGTTCGGCGAGGACCCGTCGCCGTGGTTCACCAGCCCGCAGGCGTACCCCGCGTACCAGGCCGGGCTCGCCCGGGCCCGGCGCGACGAGCAGCAGCCGCCGCTGGTGGCGGCCGGGTGGGCGGGGCGGCGGCGGTACGCCCGCGACCGGCGGGGTGCGCGGGGGTCGGTGGGGGCGCCGTACTCCTTCGAGGGGGAAGGTTCCTCGCTGCGGGTGTGCTTCTCGTGCCCGACGTGCGGGCAGCGGAATCGGGTGGGGGTTCGGGGGAGGGTGCGGGTGCGGTGCGGGGTGTGCCGGACGGTACTGACCTGCGATACGTAACCCCCCTCCGGGGCTGCGCCCGCGGACCCCGTTCGTCTGCGGGCCGCGTGTGGCTGGTCGCGCAGTTCCCCGCGCCCCTAACGGGGCCCGCACCTCGAACGCCGGAGGAGCTGGAATTACCTAAGGGGCGCGGGGAACTGCGCGACCAGCCCCCACCGGACCCGCAGACGAACCCGCAAATCAGCCACCACCCCACCGGCCCGGCCGAAATTCGCCCCCTCCCGCCCTCCCCGACGCCCCGCGTTCACCGCCGCGTCACGCCCCACCCCCGTAATGAAGGAGTTGTCTGTACAACAGTTGGCTGTACAACCTCGCCCCTCATGGAGCCCTCGTGACGACCGCCCCCCGTATCCGCACCGCCGGTATCGCCCTCGCGCTCACCGCATCCGCGTTCGCTCTTGCCGCCTGTGGCGCGAAGAGTGACGCCAAGAACGTCGACTCGGGCGGGAAGGGCGGCGGGGTTTCCGCCGCGGCCGCCGGGTCCGCCGCCGAGGCCGGCGGGATGGATGCCCTCATCGCCGCCGCCAAGAAGGAAGGCACGCTCAACGCCATCGCCATCCCCCGCGACTGGGCCAACTACGGGGCCCTCATCGACGGGTTCCAGAAGAAGTACGGGATCAAGGTCGCCGTCGAGAACCCGGACGGGACCAGTCAGGACGAGATCAACGCGGTCAAGACCCGCAAGGGCCAGGACCGCGCCCCGGACGTGCTCGACCTCGGTGCCTCGTTCGCGCAGGCCGCGGCCCAGCAGGGGCTGACCGCCCCGTACAAGGTGACCGCGTACGACAAGATCGCCGAGGGGCAGAAGGACGCGCAGGCCCGCTGGTTCAACGACTACGGCGGCTACGTCTCCATCGGCTGTGACGCCAAGCGTGTGAAGCAGTGCCCGCAGACCTTCGCCGATCTGCTGAAGCCGCAGTACAAGGGGCAGGTCGCGCTCAACGGCAACCCGACCAAGTCGGGTTCGGCCTTCGCCGGTGTGTATGCCGCCGCCCTCGCCTCCGGCGGGTCCTTCGACGACATCCAGCCCGGTCTCGACTTCTTCGGCAAGCTCAAGAAGAACGGGAACTACAACCCCGTCGAGTCCACCCCGGCCACCGTCGAGAAGGGTGAGACCCCGATCAGCATCGACTGGGACTACCTCAACGCCGGGTATGGGGAAGAGTTCAAGAGCAAGGGGCTGGACTGGAAGGTCGCCGTGCCCAGTGACGGCATCTATGCCCAGTACTACTCCCAGGCCATCAACAAGGACGCGCCGCACCCCGCCGCCGCCCGACTGTGGCAGGAGTACCTGTACTCCGCCGAGGGGCAGAACCTGTGGCTGAAGGGGCACGCCCGTCCCGCGCTGATGACCGCCATGGAGCAGGACGGCTCGCTCGACAAGGCCGCCGCGGCCGCGCTGCCCAAGGTCGCGGGCACCCCGAAGTTCCCGGCCGAGGCGCAGACCGCCAAGGCCAAGCAGGTCCTCGCCGCGGGCTGGGCCAAGGCGATCTCGGGCTGATCTGATCCATGACCTCGTCACTCATCACCTCCTCCTCGTCGGGGGCCGGCGCCGCGACCGACGTGCGCCGTCCCCGGCGGCGGGGCCTCAAGGCCCCCGGGCCCTGGCTCGCCGCCCTGCCCCTGCTCGCCTTCGTGGCCCTCGCCTTCGGGCTCCCCGCCGTCGCCATGTTCAACGGCGCGCTCACCGTCAACGGCTCGTACGGGCTCGGCAACCTCGACCAGTCCCTGCACGGCGCCTACCGCACCGCGCTCCTCGGCAGCCTCAAGCTGGCCGCCGTCACCGCGGGCATCGGCTCGGTGCTCGGACTGCTGCTCGCCCAGGCCGTCGTCACCTCGCGCGGCCGGGCGCTGCGCGAGGCCGTGCTCACCGCGTCCGGCGTCCTCGCCAACTTCGGCGGTGTGCCGCTGGCGTTCGCCTTCGTCGCGACCCTCGGCAACGCCGGTGTGCTCACCACCCGCCT
Protein-coding sequences here:
- a CDS encoding trypsin-like serine protease — protein: MKNTLVRALKRCIAVAAVTLAAFTLQPVTGASASQAPVVGGTRAAQGEFPFMVRLSMGCGGAFYTQQIVLTAAHCVSGSGNNTSITATAGVVDLQSSSAIKVKSTKVLQAPGYNGQGKDWALIKLAKPVDQPTLKLATTTAFNNGTFTIAGWGARSEGGGQQRYLYKATVPFVSDAQCQQAYGSDLVPSDEICAGYVQQGGVDTCQGDSGGPMFRKDNNNAWIQVGIVSWGQGCAEPGYPGVYSEVSTFAADIAKAAATL
- a CDS encoding ABC transporter substrate-binding protein, whose product is MTTAPRIRTAGIALALTASAFALAACGAKSDAKNVDSGGKGGGVSAAAAGSAAEAGGMDALIAAAKKEGTLNAIAIPRDWANYGALIDGFQKKYGIKVAVENPDGTSQDEINAVKTRKGQDRAPDVLDLGASFAQAAAQQGLTAPYKVTAYDKIAEGQKDAQARWFNDYGGYVSIGCDAKRVKQCPQTFADLLKPQYKGQVALNGNPTKSGSAFAGVYAAALASGGSFDDIQPGLDFFGKLKKNGNYNPVESTPATVEKGETPISIDWDYLNAGYGEEFKSKGLDWKVAVPSDGIYAQYYSQAINKDAPHPAAARLWQEYLYSAEGQNLWLKGHARPALMTAMEQDGSLDKAAAAALPKVAGTPKFPAEAQTAKAKQVLAAGWAKAISG
- a CDS encoding ABC transporter permease; its protein translation is MTSSLITSSSSGAGAATDVRRPRRRGLKAPGPWLAALPLLAFVALAFGLPAVAMFNGALTVNGSYGLGNLDQSLHGAYRTALLGSLKLAAVTAGIGSVLGLLLAQAVVTSRGRALREAVLTASGVLANFGGVPLAFAFVATLGNAGVLTTRLGLDRHGWSLYSFWGLTLTYLYFLVPLMVLTVAPALDGLRPQWREAALNSGASAWQYWRHVGIPVLLPTLLGGFVLLFGSAFAAYATAAAMVGSSVPLVTLQIADALSGNVLIGQENVALALSLDMILVAALVMAVHLPLQRRSARWLA